The genomic window AATGAAAATCGAATTAGGTTTCATTTTGGAGAAAGCATCTTTGTTGAAAAGTTCGTTGTTTTCTGAAGTATAATTAGCATGAACACTCAAAACATCACTTTGTGAAAGTAAAGTTTCAAAATTCACAAATTCCGCATCAAGTTCTTTTTCGGCATTTTCATTATGAGAACGATTGTGGTAAATAATTTTCATTCCGAAAGCGGCTTTACATTTCTGCGCCATTTCAAAACCAATTCTCCCTAAACCAAATATTCCCAATGTCTTACCATAAAGTTCCTGTCCTAAATTGGCCAATGCATCAAACGCTTCCCATTCTCCATTTATAATTCTTTTATGATGGAAAAATGACTTTCTGGCTGCACTCTGCATCAATAAAAAAGCGGTGTCAGATGTTGCTCTGCTCAGGACATCAGGCGTATTTCCAACAGGAATTTTTCTCTTATTTGCCGATTCTATATTAACAGAATCAAATCCGACAGAAAACAAAGCAATACCTTTTAAATTTGGGCACTGCTCAAAAAAATCTTCATCTAAATTACTGGAACCTACATTTAGAAGAGCATCATTTTCCTGACAGATTTTTATAAATTCCTCTCTTGATAATACATTCTCTGTTGGATTTATAGTTATGTTGATGCCTTTTTCCTTTAATAATGCAATGCCGGCTTCAGGTATATTTTTAGTTATAAAAACGTTCATTTTGTTTAGATTTTTTGATGTTAGATTTTTAGACTTCTTAGATTTTTTTGAAGTTGGCGATCACATCTATTTTTAATGAGGTTAGTTTAAATTTAAAATTCAGTTTGAATAATTATCTAATTATCAAATTGGCACATTTTCTAATTAGATTATTTCCTAATCCTGCCTGTTTTTTTGTCAAATCCATACGGACAGTGACGACAGCCGCTTTTGCAGCAATAACCTCTTTTTAAATGGTGTTTTTCAGTAAAGCATTTATAACCTTCGGGTGTATAATAAAAATCTTCACCTTCAATTAATTTATTTTCATTACTTTGCTCTTTCATAAAACTGCTTTCGGTCGTATTTTCATTTCTTAAAAATCAAAAATAAATATTTGATTATGATTTTAATGAAATCTAATAATTTTATATCTACAAATTTATAAATTTTACAGCCAATGTTTCTGATTGTTGCCAAATATTTAATTCCGAAAGGATATCGCGGAATGGCTGTATTTCCGTTTATTCTAATAAAATATGATTTTGATAAATCGAACGAAGTCTTTGTAAACCACGAAAAAATTCATTTGAGACAGCAGTTAGAACTTTTGGTAATTCCGTTTTTTGTCTGGTATGTTCTAGAATATTTAATTCGTTTAGTTCAATACCAAAACATGGATTTGGCATACCGAAATATTAGTTTTGAAAGAGAAGCTTACGCAAAAGAAACCGAGTTGGATTACTTGAAAAACCGATCTTTTTTTCAGTTTCTAAATTATATTACATTAAAATGAATCCAGTTTTCAATCAGCCTATTTTGATCAATTTTCCAAATGACATTTCTTTGACGATAAAGCGCGAAGATTTGATTCATCCTTTTGTTTCGGGGAATAAATTTCGAAAATTAAAATACAATTTACTTCAAGCGAAAGCTGAAAATAAAGAAACGTTATTGACTTTTGGCGGTGCATTTTCCAATCATATTGCAGCTGTGGCGTATGCGGGAAAGGAGCAGGGTTTTAAAACGATAGGCATTATTCGAGGCGATGAACTTTTGGATAAAATTGACGAAAACCCAACTTTAAAATTTGCTCAGGAAAACGGAATGGAATTTCAATTTGTTTCCAGAGAAGATTACCGTTTAAAAAACGAAAGTTCTTTTATCGAAAAGTTAAAAGAGAAATTTGGAGACTTTTATTTAGTTCCAGAAGGCGGCACAAACGAACTGGCTGTAAAAGGCTGTGAAGAGATTTTGACAGATGAAGATGCGGCTTTTAACTACGTTTGCTGTTCGGTTGGAACTGGCGGCACGATTTCTGGATTAATTAATAGTGCCTTGTCAAATCAGAAAATTTTAGGGTTTCCAGCGTTAAAAGGTGACTTTTTAACCGATGAAATTCGTATTTTTGCAAAAAAAGATAACTGGAATTTAATTTCTGACTATCATTTTGGAGGTTATGGCAAGATAAATTTAGAATTAATCGAATTTATAAATGCTTTTTTTGAAGAAAATAAAGTGCCTTTAGATCCAATTTATACAGGAAAGATGGTTTTTGGCGTTATAGATTTAATCAGCAAAAATTATTTTCCTGCACATTCAAAAATTTTACTCATTCACACTGGTGGATTGCAGGGAATTGAAGGAATGAATATAAAATTGAAGCAGAAAAAATTACCAATACTCAAAACCAATGATTAAAAAAATTGTATTACTTCTCGTAATATTAGCTTTAGCAAGCTGCTCTTCTAGTAAGCCTGCCATCGCGACGACTAAAAAAGCTGCAGCAGTTCAAACGAGGACGGCAGCGGCAAAAAGAACGACTCCTGTAAAACCAATCGGTAAAAATTATCCTTCTACAAATAATACAACTGAGGTGATTCAATCTACATCAAAAACAGTTGTAACCAGCGATTTAATTAATAATTATGTTTTGCAGTACAAAGAGATTGCGATGGGAAACATGAAAACTTATGGTATTCCAGCCAGTATTATTCTGGCGCAGGGAATCTTGGAATCTGGTGCAGGAAGAGGAGATTTGGCTGTAGATGCTAATAATCATTTTGGTATAAAATGTCATAATGATTGGTTAGGAGAAAGTGTTCGACACGACGATGATTCGGCTCAGGAATGTTTTAGAAAATATCCTCAGGCATCAGAATCCTATAGAGATCACGCTTTATTTTTGGTTGGAAAAAAACGATATGCCACTTTATTTACTTACGAGAAAGACGATTATAAATCTTGGGCAAAAGGTTTGAGAGCGGCAGGTTACGCAACAGACCCTAAATATCCTGACAAGCTGATTAGTTATATTGAACGTTACAATCTACATCAATATGATTGTCAAGTGACAGGAAGAAACTATGTGCCAATTAATACTTCGGCTCCAGCAAAAAAAACATCTTATGATGTCGCATCTGATCCAAAGATCAATATGAATACATATGATCCAAATTCATACGAAGTTCAAAAAGGTGATACTTTGTATTCCATTTCAAAGAAATTCAATTTATTGGTTGATGATTTGAAAAGGAAAAATAACCTGACTGATAATGCTATTTCAATTGGGCAGAGATTGAAGGTGAAGTAAGTTTTTAGTCTCAGTTTTCAGTCACAGTTTCAGTTTTGAAGTTAATTTAAAATCCAAAAATAAGTTTTCAGTTTTTAATCTAAATCTGAACTCTAAAATCTAAAATAAGAATGTTATATAAAAGAAGTAGTCAGCTTTTTGCTGAAGCAGAAAAAGTAATTCCAGGAGGAGTAAATTCACCAGTAAGAGCGTTTAAAGCTGTTGGCGGTACTCCGATTTTTGTAAAAAGTGCCAAAGGTGCTTATTTATATGATGAAGATGGAAATAAATTAATTGATTACATTAACTCTTGGGGGCCAATGGTTTTGGGTCATGCTTATCAGCCGGTTGTTGATGCCGTGATCGAAAAAGCAAAACTAGGAACTTCATTTGGAATGCCTACAGAATTGGAAACTGAAATTGCAGCTTTGGCCGTTTCTATGGTTCCGAATATTGATAAAATTAGATTCGTAAATTCAGGGACAGAAGCGTGTATGAGTGCGATTCGTCTGGCTCGCGGATTTACAAAAAGAGATAAGATAGTAAAATTTGCAGGCTGCTACCACGGTCATTCTGATTCATTTTTGATTCAGGCAGGAAGTGGTGCCGTAACTTTTGGATCTCCAAATAGTCCAGGAGTGACAGAAGGAACTGCAAAAGATACTTTGTTAGCAAAATACAATGATTTAGAAAATGTAAAAACTTTAGTTGAAGCTAATAAAGGAGAAATCGCAGCGATTATAATCGAAGCAGTTGCTGGAAATATGGGATGTATTCCACCAGCAAAAGGATTCTTAGAAGGTTTAAGAGAGTTGTGTACAGCAAACGGGATTCTTTTGATTTTTGATGAGGTAATGACGGGTTTCCGTTTGGCTCGTGGTGGTGTGCAGGAATTATATGGTATTGATGCTGATATTGTAACTTTCGGAAAAGTAATTGGTGGCGGACTTCCAGTTGGAGCTTTTGCTGCGCGCGAAGAAATCATGAATCATTTAGCGCCTCTTGGACCAGTTTATCAAGCAGGAACATTATCTGGAAATCCCTTAGCAATGGCAGCTGGATTAGCAATGTTAAAAG from Flavobacterium fluviale includes these protein-coding regions:
- the hemL gene encoding glutamate-1-semialdehyde 2,1-aminomutase, with product MLYKRSSQLFAEAEKVIPGGVNSPVRAFKAVGGTPIFVKSAKGAYLYDEDGNKLIDYINSWGPMVLGHAYQPVVDAVIEKAKLGTSFGMPTELETEIAALAVSMVPNIDKIRFVNSGTEACMSAIRLARGFTKRDKIVKFAGCYHGHSDSFLIQAGSGAVTFGSPNSPGVTEGTAKDTLLAKYNDLENVKTLVEANKGEIAAIIIEAVAGNMGCIPPAKGFLEGLRELCTANGILLIFDEVMTGFRLARGGVQELYGIDADIVTFGKVIGGGLPVGAFAAREEIMNHLAPLGPVYQAGTLSGNPLAMAAGLAMLKALDNDREIFTRLEEKTAYLEAGIDRVLKANNVTFTINRVGSMISVHFDANPVTDFQTAAKGDNETFKKFFHGLLQEGIYIAPSAYETWFITDALTYEDLDFTINAIDKVSKTF
- a CDS encoding glucosaminidase domain-containing protein — translated: MIKKIVLLLVILALASCSSSKPAIATTKKAAAVQTRTAAAKRTTPVKPIGKNYPSTNNTTEVIQSTSKTVVTSDLINNYVLQYKEIAMGNMKTYGIPASIILAQGILESGAGRGDLAVDANNHFGIKCHNDWLGESVRHDDDSAQECFRKYPQASESYRDHALFLVGKKRYATLFTYEKDDYKSWAKGLRAAGYATDPKYPDKLISYIERYNLHQYDCQVTGRNYVPINTSAPAKKTSYDVASDPKINMNTYDPNSYEVQKGDTLYSISKKFNLLVDDLKRKNNLTDNAISIGQRLKVK
- a CDS encoding 2-hydroxyacid dehydrogenase — encoded protein: MNVFITKNIPEAGIALLKEKGINITINPTENVLSREEFIKICQENDALLNVGSSNLDEDFFEQCPNLKGIALFSVGFDSVNIESANKRKIPVGNTPDVLSRATSDTAFLLMQSAARKSFFHHKRIINGEWEAFDALANLGQELYGKTLGIFGLGRIGFEMAQKCKAAFGMKIIYHNRSHNENAEKELDAEFVNFETLLSQSDVLSVHANYTSENNELFNKDAFSKMKPNSIFINTARGKFHNEEDLYHALTNDIIWGAGLDVTNPEPMKQDNPLLELPNCCVLPHIGSATYEARNGMAVCAAQNIIALSENKKMPFCVNEEVYI
- a CDS encoding DUF5522 domain-containing protein, translating into MKEQSNENKLIEGEDFYYTPEGYKCFTEKHHLKRGYCCKSGCRHCPYGFDKKTGRIRK
- a CDS encoding 1-aminocyclopropane-1-carboxylate deaminase/D-cysteine desulfhydrase, with translation MNPVFNQPILINFPNDISLTIKREDLIHPFVSGNKFRKLKYNLLQAKAENKETLLTFGGAFSNHIAAVAYAGKEQGFKTIGIIRGDELLDKIDENPTLKFAQENGMEFQFVSREDYRLKNESSFIEKLKEKFGDFYLVPEGGTNELAVKGCEEILTDEDAAFNYVCCSVGTGGTISGLINSALSNQKILGFPALKGDFLTDEIRIFAKKDNWNLISDYHFGGYGKINLELIEFINAFFEENKVPLDPIYTGKMVFGVIDLISKNYFPAHSKILLIHTGGLQGIEGMNIKLKQKKLPILKTND